From a single Phragmites australis chromosome 7, lpPhrAust1.1, whole genome shotgun sequence genomic region:
- the LOC133924640 gene encoding uncharacterized protein LOC133924640 encodes MEYRDKLVLAPMVRVGTLPFRLLAAEYGADITYGEEIIDHKFLKCERVSNESLGTTDFLEKGTDNVVFRTCPQERSRVVFQMGTSDAVRALKAAQIVCRDVAAIDINMGCPKAFSLSGGMGAALLSKPVLIHDILTTLRRNLDTTVTCKIRLLNTSKDTVELARRIEKASVPALAVHGRKVKDRPRDPAKWDEIADVVSALSIPVIANGDVFEYEDFKRIKDATGAASVMVARGAMWNASIFCAKGKTPWEDVKREYVRKSILWDNDVKSTKHTLKEMIMHYSCLELPEGKAVIKCDTSADLARLYGEEDYYNFVVSNRM; translated from the exons GGAACCTTGCCATTTAGGCTACTGGCTGCTGAATATGGTGCTGATATTACTTACGGAGAAgaaataattgatcataaaTTCTTGAAGTGTGAACGTGTTTCAAATG AATCTCTCGGGACTACTGATTTTCTGGAGAAAGGGACTGACAATGTAGTTTTCCGGACTTGCCCACAAGAAAGGAGTAGAGTTGTATTCCAAATGGGCACATCAGATGCCGTGAGGGCACTTAAAGCTGCTCAGATTGT GTGTCGCGATGTTGCTGCTATAGATATCAACATGGGTTGTCCAAAGGCTTTCTCTCTTAGTGGAGGAATGGGTGCCGCATTACTCTCCAAACCTGTGCTCATACATGAT ATTTTGACAACATTGCGGAGGAACTTGGACACAACAGTGACATGTAAAATCCGTCTTCTGAACACATCTAAGGACACTGTGGAGTTGGCACGTCGGATTGAAAAAGCCAGTGTTCCTGCTCTTGCTGTCCATGGAAG AAAGGTCAAAGACAGGCCAAGAGATCCTGCCAAGTGGGATGAGATTGCCGATGTTGTGTCCGCACTGTCAATTCCAGTTATAGCTAATGGAGATGTATTTGAGTACGAGGATTTCAAAAGAATTAAAGATGCTACAG GTGCCGCTTCTGTAATGGTTGCTAGAGGTGCCATGTGGAATGCCTCTATCTTTTGTGCCAAAGGCAAAACACCTTGGGAGGATGTCAAAAGAGAGTATGTGAGAAAG AGCATTTTGTGGGACAATGATGTGAAGAGCACCAAACATACCTTGAAAGAAATGATAATGCACTATTCTTGCCTTGAACTTCCTGAAGGGAAAGCTGTGATAAAGTGCGATACATCAGCAGATTTAGC GAGATTATATGGGGAGGAGGACTACTACAATTTTGTTGTTTCAAATAGGATGTGA
- the LOC133924639 gene encoding L-type lectin-domain containing receptor kinase SIT2, whose translation MQFLVLLLFLGLGALLPAASAADEQFVFNGFTGANLSFDGMATVTPNGLLMLTNGTNQLKGHAFYPTPLQFHRAPNSTAMESFSTAFVIGIIGAFEDLSSHGMAFIIAKSRNLTSALPGQFMGLVNSATNGNASNHLFAVEFDTILNSEFNDMSGNHVGIDVNGLNSVDADNAGYYDDATGAFRNLSLVSRKAMQVWVDFDGQTMQVNVTMAPLEVARPKRPLLSTTVNLSSVIDDTAYVGFSSATGILFCRHYVLGWSFKMNGAAPALNISSLPSLPVTSPKPRSKTLEIVLPIASAVLVFAVAAVVFVFMRRRRMYAEVKEEWEATFGPHRFSYKDLFHATDGFSDKRLLGIGGFGRVYRGVLASKMEVAVKKVAHGSRQGMREFVAEVVSIGRLRHRNLVQLLGYCRRKGELLLVYDCMPNGSLDKYLYDQSKIALSWGQRFRIIKGVASGLLYLHEDWEQVVVHRDIKASNVLLDKEMNGRLGDFGLARLYDHGTDPHTTHVVGTMGYMAPELGHTGKASKASDVFAFGAFMLEVACGRKPVVQDARDNRLVLVDWVLDRWRAGSVTDTVDPRLVGDFVEQEASLVLRLGLLCSHPLPGARPGMRQVVQYLDGDVPLPELSPMYKGLNMQTLMQDQGFNPYIMSFPITSTSASAVSDLSGGR comes from the coding sequence ATGCAGTTCCTTGTGTTGCTCCTCTTTCTCGGCCTCGGCGCCCTCCTGCCTGCGGCGTCGGCCGCTGACGAGCAGTTCGTCTTCAACGGGTTCACAGGCGCGAACCTGAGCTTCGACGGCATGGCCACTGTGACACCGAACGGGCTGCTCATGCTGACCAACGGCACGAACCAGCTCAAGGGCCACGCCTTCTACCCGACGCCGCTGCAGTTCCACAGGGCGCCCAACAGCACGGCCATGGAGTCCTTCTCCACGGCCTTCGTCATCGGCATCATCGGCGCGTTCGAGGACCTGAGCAGCCACGGCATGGCGTTCATCATCGCCAAGAGCAGGAATCTCACCTCGGCGCTGCCCGGGCAGTTCATGGGCCTTGTCAACTCCGCCACCAACGGCAACGCGAGCAACCACCTGTTCGCCGTGGAGTTCGACACCATCCTCAACTCAGAGTTCAACGACATGAGCGGCAACCACGTCGGGATCGACGTCAACGGGCTCAACTCCGTCGACGCCGACAACGCCGGCTACTACGACGACGCAACCGGCGCGTTCAGGAACCTCAGCCTGGTAAGCCGCAAGGCGATGCAGGTGTGGGTGGACTTCGACGGCCAGACCATGCAGGTCAATGTTACCATGGCGCCCCTGGAGGTGGCCCGGCCCAAGAGGCCCCTGCTCTCCACCACCGTCAACCTCTCGTCCGTCATCGACGACACCGCGTACGTCGGCTTCTCGTCGGCGACCGGCATCCTCTTCTGCAGGCACTACGTGCTCGGCTGGAGCTTCAAGATGAACGGCGCTGCCCCGGCGCTCAACATCTCCTCCCTGCCCTCTCTGCCGGTCACGAGCCCCAAGCCGCGGTCAAAGACGCTGGAGATCGTGCTGCCGATAGCGTCTGCGGTTCTCGTCTTCGCGGTGGCCGCCGTCGTCTTCGTGTtcatgcggcggcggcgcatgTACGCGGAGGTCAAGGAGGAGTGGGAGGCCACATTCGGGCCGCACAGGTTCTCGTACAAGGACCTGTTCCACGCCACCGACGGGTTCAGCGACAAGCGGTTGCTGGGCATCGGCGGCTTCGGGAGGGTATACCGAGGCGTCCTGGCGTCCAAGATGGAGGTCGCGGTGAAGAAGGTGGCGCACGGGTCGAGGCAGGGGATGCGGGAGTTCGTGGCCGAGGTCGTCAGCATCGGCCGGCTCCGGCACCGCAACCTCGTGCAGCTGCTCGGCTACTGCCGGCGCAAGGGCGAGCTCCTCCTAGTCTACGACTGCATGCCCAACGGCAGCCTCGACAAGTACCTCTACGACCAGAGCAAGATCGCCCTGAGCTGGGGGCAGAGGTTCCGCATCATCAAGGGCGTCGCCTCCGGCTTGCTGTACCTTCACGAGGACTGGGAGCAGGTGGTGGTGCACCGGGACATCAAGGCCAGCAACGTGCTGCTCGACAAGGAGATGAACGGGCGGCTCGGCGACTTCGGCCTGGCGCGGCTGTACGACCACGGCACCGACCCGCACACGACGCACGTGGTGGGCACCATGGGGTACATGGCGCCGGAGCTGGGCCACACGGGGAAGGCGTCCAAGGCGTCGGACGTGTTCGCGTTCGGCGCGTTCATGCTGGAGGTCGCGTGCGGGCGGAAGCCCGTGGTGCAGGACGCGCGCGACAACCGCCTCGTGCTGGTGGACTGGGTGCTCGACCGGTGGCGCGCCGGGTCCGTCACGGACACTGTGGACCCGCGCCTGGTCGGCGACTTCGTCGAGCAAGAGGCGAGCCTGGTGCTGAGGCTGGGCCTGCTGTGCTCGCACCCGCTTCCCGGCGCGCGGCCGGGCATGCGGCAGGTCGTGCAGTACCTGGACGGCGACGTGCCGCTGCCAGAGCTGTCGCCGATGTACAAGGGCCTCAACATGCAGACGCTCATGCAGGACCAGGGCTTCAACCCCTACATCATGTCGTTCCCGATAACGTCGACGAGCGCCAGCGCCGTATCTGACCTCTCCGGTGGGAGATGA
- the LOC133924638 gene encoding L-type lectin-domain containing receptor kinase SIT2-like, whose translation MGCLRLLLLPLFLLAVVCPDHAAVLAADEFAYNGFAGANLTLDGMSVVAPNGLLVLSNGTSQMAGHAFHPTPLRLRDGAGGAVRSFSASFVFAIVSNFTILSDNGMAFVVAPSTKLSTFNAGQYLGILNVTDNGKDDNRVFFVELDTMLNPEFQDMNSNHLGVNVNSMKSMRNHTAGYYDDATGAFNNLSLISRQPMQVWVDYDGATTQLDVTMAPLGVPKPRKTLISAPVNLSAVVTDTVYVGFSAATGVIYTRHYVLGWSFALNGAAPPLDTSKLPALPRFGPKPRSKVLEIVLPIATAAFVLALVIGVFLFVRRRVRYAEVREDWEVEFGPHRFSYKELYQATNGFKNKQLLGTGGFGRVYKGVLPKSKLEIAVKRVSHDSKQGMKEFIAEVVSIGHLRHRNLVQLLGYCRRQGELLLVYDYMSNGSLDKYLYDKNKPVLHWDQRFQIIKGVASGLLYLHEDWEKVVIHRDIKASNVLLDGEMNGRLGDFGLARLYDHGLDPQTTHVVGTMGYLAPELVRTGKATPVTDVFAFGVFVLEVTCGRRPLGCIAPDDQNVLLDWVQEHERKGAALDTVDPRLCGKYDAEEARLAIKLGLMCGHPLPDARPVMRQVVQYLVGDTPMPEVAPTFVSYTMLALMQNDGFDSFAMSFPSTATSSVSPVSGNISAVSGLSGGR comes from the coding sequence ATGGGGTGTCTCCGCTTGCTCCTCCTTCCACTCTTTCTCCTCGCCGTGGTTTGCCCTGACCATGCGGCCGTGCTGGCCGCCGACGAGTTCGCCTACAACGGTTTTGCCGGCGCCAACCTCACGCTCGACGGCATGTCCGTCGTGGCGCCGAACGGCCTCCTGGTGCTCAGCAACGGCACCAGCCAGATGGCCGGCCACGCGTTCCACCCAACGCCGCTCCGCCTGCGGGACGGCGCGGGGGGCGCCGTCCGGTCGTTTTCGGCTTCGTTCGTCTTCGCCATCGTGTCAAACTTCACCATACTAAGCGACAACGGCATGGCGTTCGTGGTCGCGCCCAGCACCAAGCTCTCCACCTTCAACGCCGGACAGTACCTCGGCATCCTCAACGTCACCGACAACGGCAAGGACGACAACCGCGTCTTCTTCGTCGAGCTCGACACCATGCTCAACCCGGAGTTCCAGGACATGAACAGCAACCATCTCGGCGTCAACGTCAACAGCATGAAGTCCATGCGGAACCACACCGCCGGGTACTACGACGACGCCACGGGGGCGTTCAACAACCTCAGCCTCATCAGCCGCCAGCCCATGCAGGTCTGGGTCGACTACGACGGCGCCACCACGCAGCTCGACGTGACGATGGCGCCCCTGGGCGTGCCCAAGCCCAGGAAGACGCTCATCTCCGCGCCGGTCAACCTCTCGGCGGTTGTGACCGACACGGTCTACGTCGGGTTCTCGGCGGCCACGGGCGTCATCTACACACGGCACTACGTTCTTGGCTGGAGCTTCGCCCTGAACGGCGCGGCCCCGCCGCTGGACACCTCGAAGTTGCCGGCGCTTCCGCGGTTCGGGCCGAAGCCCCGGTCCAAGGTGCTGGAGATCGTTCTTCCGATCGCCACGGCGGCGTTCGTCCTCGCGCTGGTCATAGGCGTCTTCCTGTTCGTGCGGAGGCGGGTGAGGTACGCCGAGGTGCGCGAGGACTGGGAGGTGGAGTTCGGCCCGCACCGCTTCTCGTACAAGGAGCTCTACCAGGCCACAAATGGTTTCAAAAACAAGCAGCTTCTCGGCACCGGCGGCTTCGGGAGAGTGTACAAGGGCGTGCTCCCAAAGTCCAAGCTTGAGATCGCCGTCAAGAGGGTGTCGCACGACTCGAAGCAGGGGATGAAGGAGTTCATCGCGGAGGTCGTCAGCATCGGCCACCTCCGGCACCGGAATCTCGTGCAGCTGCTCGGCTACTGCCGGCGGCAGGGCGAGCTGCTCTTGGTGTACGACTACATGTCGAACGGCAGCCTCGACAAGTACCTGTACGACAAGAACAAGCCGGTCCTCCATTGGGACCAAAGGTTTCAGATCATCAAGGGCGTCGCGTCCGGCCTGCTGTACCTCCACGAGGACTGGGAGAAGGTCGTCATCCATCGGGACATCAAGGCGAGCAACGTGCTCCTCGACGGCGAAATGAACGGCAGGCTGGGCGACTTCGGGCTCGCGAGACTGTACGACCACGGCCTTGACCCGCAGACCACGCACGTTGTCGGCACCATGGGGTACCTCGCCCCCGAGCTCGTGCGCACGGGGAAGGCGACGCCGGTCACCGACGTGTTCGCCTTCGGCGTGTTCGTGCTGGAGGTGACCTGCGGGCGCCGCCCGCTGGGGTGCATCGCGCCCGACGACCAGAACGTGCTGCTGGACTGGGTGCAGGAGCACGAGCGCAAGGGCGCGGCCCTCGACACGGTGGACCCGCGGCTCTGCGGCAAGTACGACGCCGAAGAGGCCCGGCTGGCCATCAAGCTGGGGCTCATGTGCGGGCACCCGTTGCCCGACGCGCGCCCCGTCATGCGCCAGGTCGTGCAGTACCTGGTGGGCGACACCCCGATGCCCGAGGTGGCGCCGACGTTCGTGAGCTACACCATGCTGGCGCTGATGCAGAACGACGGGTTCGACTCGTTCGCCATGTCGTTCCCGTCCACGGCCACGTCGAGCGTCAGCCCCGTCTCCGGCAACATCTCGGCCGTGTCCGGGCTCTCCGGTGGGAGGTGA